In the genome of Acidobacteriota bacterium, one region contains:
- a CDS encoding carboxypeptidase regulatory-like domain-containing protein, producing MKLMRTVLFIAVAVFAISAVSAQTGGLIIKVVDSDGPLPTARVTITNENGYVKESTVTTNKQGVAEFPVLRAGGGYVIEVSFPGMATQRLSDLRIRLNERSPYTVQLQAEYTETLTIVGEGDTVELEKTQTSTKFSDDFIQDLPVAGRFYQNVLTLAPGVQDSDGDGNPNVHGSRDRDFKAVVSGVSNVDPLTGQFGSQVNPNSIEEMEVITAGAGVEYSRAQGGFANIIEKQGSNNFEGVFEFFYRSSKLDGDGAGDNNNVTDPNFDWFQPSVQVSGPILKDKLWYRLSHELIDQEIPVNVIGGIETITVDQGIHSDQLTWQASPRNKLTFTLRSDPQEINNLGVNSRTPAEAARRTERSGSTYQMGWQAPVSPKIFVDSRAAWFDLETGVFPTVAGQANDCVTGFEFLEGAQCFNAVNSERTGSFFQTWDDNRQRLTIGSQATIFGGNFWGMSHEFRLGFEVENERYFRFLERRPNLTTFVLSNMDNQDMGGDTELTLVPLVAATLAIPQTADVRATGTNWGAFFRDQFKPIPNLSITLGVRIDREEITANGFTPIDAENEAALIRSIADAGGSISIPMAETFTGYESLDDFARGLQSVLNLRLDEINSRMALLYQQQGDWEKTRRAENIALTNTNIAPRISVSWDPWNNGKTKFVGTAGRFYDKLFLNIPLIELEPVTTSLVYDATIDNEDKFLVDGLRSSVGTTINVSAVDRNLGTPYQDEFTFAFERELWAETSISVTYVNRAFKDQLQDIDVNHVPGDYGRCRQPSLLDNRTVQPLTALEAEALGLDPALAPGDGILDDCAGEIFFSNNSDDDDPVETDDPLSETTRLERPDGIPDLYLQNPGWGDIYVVGNFNSIDYDGVVLALTRRQYKSWEMQASYTYSRARGDGEDFQQLLGDDRSLLRDESGYQSYDQRHVVKLNATTITPWNFRLGGAISWESGLPYSLLSQQLSFDQVPPQYAGIGTANAARTRQRYLTGQRNDQRNEGFWNVDAKFTKEMQLARGVNMQVSAEVFNLLNDDTLEVNFAQINGNNIATQRFGRQWQVGIRMSF from the coding sequence ATGAAGCTGATGCGAACGGTGTTGTTCATCGCTGTCGCCGTTTTTGCAATCTCGGCGGTCTCCGCCCAGACAGGTGGTCTCATCATCAAGGTTGTCGATAGCGACGGTCCTCTTCCGACGGCGCGCGTGACGATCACCAACGAGAATGGTTACGTCAAAGAATCGACGGTGACGACCAACAAGCAGGGCGTCGCCGAGTTCCCGGTGCTTCGAGCCGGCGGTGGCTATGTCATCGAGGTCAGTTTCCCCGGGATGGCAACGCAACGGTTGAGCGACCTGCGTATTCGCCTGAACGAACGCTCGCCCTATACCGTACAACTGCAGGCCGAGTACACCGAGACGCTGACGATCGTCGGCGAGGGTGACACGGTCGAGTTGGAGAAGACCCAGACGTCGACCAAGTTCTCGGACGACTTCATTCAGGATCTTCCGGTCGCCGGTCGCTTCTATCAAAACGTCTTGACCCTGGCGCCCGGCGTGCAGGATTCCGATGGCGACGGCAACCCCAATGTCCACGGTTCTCGTGACCGCGATTTCAAGGCCGTCGTCAGCGGCGTCAGTAACGTGGATCCGTTGACCGGACAGTTCGGCAGCCAGGTCAACCCGAACTCCATCGAGGAGATGGAAGTCATCACCGCCGGTGCCGGTGTCGAGTACTCCCGCGCACAAGGTGGCTTCGCCAACATTATTGAGAAGCAAGGCAGCAACAATTTCGAGGGCGTCTTCGAGTTCTTCTACCGATCCAGCAAGCTGGATGGGGATGGAGCCGGTGACAACAACAACGTCACCGACCCCAATTTCGACTGGTTCCAGCCTTCCGTCCAGGTTTCCGGCCCGATCCTCAAGGACAAGCTGTGGTATCGGCTCTCTCACGAGTTGATCGATCAAGAGATTCCCGTAAACGTGATCGGGGGTATCGAGACGATCACCGTGGATCAGGGGATCCACAGCGACCAGCTCACCTGGCAGGCCTCGCCGCGAAACAAACTGACGTTTACGCTGCGATCGGACCCGCAAGAGATCAACAACCTGGGTGTCAACTCCAGGACCCCGGCCGAGGCCGCCCGTCGCACGGAGCGCAGCGGCAGCACCTATCAGATGGGTTGGCAGGCACCGGTCTCTCCGAAGATCTTTGTCGACAGTCGAGCGGCCTGGTTCGATCTCGAGACCGGTGTCTTCCCGACGGTCGCCGGACAGGCGAACGATTGCGTGACCGGCTTCGAGTTCCTGGAAGGTGCCCAGTGTTTCAACGCGGTCAACAGTGAACGCACCGGATCGTTCTTCCAGACCTGGGATGACAATCGTCAGCGACTGACGATCGGTTCGCAGGCCACGATCTTCGGCGGAAACTTCTGGGGCATGAGCCATGAGTTCCGTCTCGGCTTCGAGGTCGAGAACGAGCGGTATTTCCGTTTCCTCGAGCGACGACCCAACCTGACCACCTTCGTCCTCAGCAACATGGATAACCAGGACATGGGCGGCGACACCGAGCTGACGTTGGTCCCCCTCGTGGCGGCAACCCTCGCGATCCCGCAAACGGCGGACGTTCGCGCCACGGGAACCAACTGGGGCGCCTTCTTCCGCGATCAGTTCAAGCCGATCCCGAATCTATCGATCACCCTTGGGGTCCGCATCGACCGCGAGGAGATCACCGCCAACGGTTTCACCCCCATCGACGCCGAAAACGAAGCCGCACTCATCCGCTCGATCGCCGATGCGGGCGGCTCGATCAGTATTCCGATGGCGGAGACCTTTACGGGTTACGAGTCGCTCGACGATTTCGCTCGGGGACTTCAGTCGGTCCTGAACCTACGCCTGGATGAGATCAACAGCCGAATGGCCTTGCTCTATCAGCAGCAGGGCGACTGGGAGAAGACCCGTCGGGCAGAGAACATCGCGTTGACCAATACCAACATCGCGCCGCGTATCTCGGTCTCGTGGGATCCGTGGAACAACGGCAAGACCAAGTTCGTGGGCACCGCCGGTCGGTTCTACGACAAGCTGTTCCTCAACATCCCGCTGATCGAACTCGAGCCGGTGACTACCAGCCTGGTCTACGACGCGACGATCGACAACGAGGACAAGTTCCTCGTCGACGGTCTCCGTAGCTCGGTCGGTACGACGATCAACGTCAGCGCCGTGGATCGCAATCTGGGAACGCCCTACCAGGATGAGTTCACCTTCGCGTTCGAGCGCGAGTTGTGGGCCGAGACCTCGATCTCCGTGACCTACGTCAATCGAGCATTCAAAGACCAACTCCAGGACATCGACGTCAACCACGTTCCGGGGGACTACGGTCGCTGTCGTCAGCCATCCTTGCTGGACAATCGCACCGTGCAGCCGCTGACGGCTCTCGAGGCCGAGGCTCTGGGTCTGGACCCCGCGCTGGCTCCCGGCGATGGGATTCTCGACGATTGTGCGGGAGAGATCTTCTTCTCCAACAATTCCGATGACGACGATCCGGTCGAAACCGACGACCCGCTCTCCGAGACGACCCGTCTTGAGCGGCCCGACGGTATCCCGGATCTCTATCTGCAGAACCCGGGCTGGGGCGACATCTACGTCGTCGGCAATTTCAACAGCATCGACTATGACGGTGTCGTCCTCGCACTGACGCGCCGGCAATACAAGAGCTGGGAGATGCAGGCGTCCTACACCTACTCCCGTGCCCGTGGGGACGGCGAGGACTTCCAGCAGCTGCTGGGCGATGACCGTTCGCTCCTTCGGGACGAGAGCGGGTATCAGTCCTACGATCAGCGTCACGTCGTCAAACTCAATGCGACGACGATCACCCCGTGGAACTTCCGTCTCGGTGGTGCCATCAGCTGGGAGTCGGGCTTGCCGTACTCGTTGCTCTCGCAGCAGCTGTCCTTCGATCAGGTCCCTCCGCAGTATGCCGGAATCGGCACGGCGAACGCCGCGCGGACCCGGCAACGCTATCTCACCGGTCAGCGGAACGACCAGCGTAACGAGGGTTTCTGGAACGTCGATGCCAAGTTCACGAAGGAAATGCAGTTGGCCCGCGGCGTCAACATGCAGGTCTCCGCAGAGGTCTTCAACCTCCTGAACGACGACACCCTTGAAGTCAACTTCGCTCAGATCAACGGAAATAACATCGCCACCCAGCGATTTGGCCGCCAGTGGCAGGTCGGGATCCGAATGTCCTTCTGA
- a CDS encoding TonB-dependent receptor yields MVHHRKPFGSLTTGLRLTFCSILALAVMVLGSGPAHPANNPTFSGVIKDTIGNVVHGVEVLVVQPGGGPDPVAVGRSNRQGRFEFAGLLPGDYRVALLKEGYLTLIASVNTRLDQVLQVVLQPALSSANPDLPVDALSPDWALRLPRRSLLHDVEDTVHIGDLEQGGQPSPDALQMSLEQTVSMRAGATGSPEGHAGNGTRVRLASPVGDRGSVALTAYQERLGGDRSATDGHQRFGDSGMTVSMDYETTLDSRLEVNAFYAGQQFGTQLQSSATIPRERPQQRTWGYDARWSQQLNPSSRLDVSLDYVGTEATQARSINGPEMPGDLNQSVRAAGAYERSTRTNELQVAFHARSLDAPSNLTYGMATPALLGVDGFSVGIDAQDTRKIRGPIALIYGLGYQHALQEGDSALFAPRLGGVWSYGRFSVQTLFSYHAVTEWTDRESDLSTHFTPSSRLGYEVGVELPIVASLTLRGSTAFSPSQMDRFGYDGGLQGPSDPLYLTNGNAAVKESRVALVQDSGPVRAVFEVEHGWAEGTLAAWLPEEMPIRRLENRHMRFDSGQLGLSVVSSGTGILLDYRRTRENGAADDLLASGLKQRALELRLRQRVLPALTGGDWRLLIAYRRSDLELDSPDSTDDPDTGDAIVAGIHRRVSAGLSVQF; encoded by the coding sequence ATGGTTCACCATCGTAAACCGTTCGGAAGCCTTACGACAGGGCTGCGGCTTACGTTCTGCAGCATCCTGGCGCTGGCCGTCATGGTTCTCGGGTCCGGACCGGCCCACCCGGCCAACAACCCGACGTTCTCGGGAGTCATCAAGGATACCATCGGCAACGTCGTCCACGGTGTCGAGGTCCTGGTGGTTCAGCCCGGCGGGGGTCCCGACCCCGTAGCGGTCGGTCGAAGCAACCGGCAGGGCCGTTTCGAGTTCGCCGGACTTCTTCCCGGAGATTATCGCGTCGCCCTGTTGAAAGAGGGCTACCTGACGCTCATCGCGTCGGTCAACACCCGACTGGATCAGGTACTCCAGGTCGTGCTGCAGCCCGCGCTGTCGTCGGCCAACCCGGACCTGCCGGTCGACGCGTTGTCACCGGATTGGGCGCTGAGACTGCCACGGCGAAGCCTCCTGCACGATGTCGAAGATACCGTTCACATCGGCGACCTCGAGCAGGGCGGCCAGCCGTCCCCCGACGCGCTTCAGATGTCGTTGGAGCAGACGGTGTCGATGCGTGCCGGAGCGACCGGCTCGCCGGAGGGGCATGCGGGAAACGGGACGCGGGTTCGCCTGGCATCTCCGGTGGGCGATCGCGGTTCGGTCGCGTTGACCGCGTACCAGGAACGGTTGGGAGGCGATCGCAGCGCGACCGACGGTCATCAACGATTCGGCGACTCCGGAATGACGGTGTCGATGGACTATGAAACGACCCTGGATTCGCGATTGGAGGTCAACGCTTTCTATGCGGGCCAGCAGTTCGGGACGCAGTTACAGTCGTCGGCAACGATCCCGCGGGAGCGTCCCCAGCAGCGGACGTGGGGTTACGACGCACGCTGGTCGCAACAGTTGAACCCTTCGTCTCGACTCGATGTCTCGCTGGACTACGTTGGCACCGAAGCGACACAGGCACGGTCCATCAACGGCCCCGAGATGCCCGGCGACCTGAATCAATCGGTTCGGGCGGCCGGTGCCTACGAGCGCTCGACGCGTACCAATGAACTCCAGGTTGCGTTCCATGCCCGCTCTCTGGATGCACCGTCTAACCTGACCTATGGGATGGCGACGCCGGCCCTTCTGGGTGTGGACGGATTCTCGGTCGGGATCGATGCACAGGACACACGAAAGATCCGTGGACCGATCGCGTTGATCTACGGTCTTGGTTATCAGCATGCCCTTCAAGAAGGCGACAGCGCACTGTTTGCCCCACGGTTGGGCGGCGTATGGAGCTACGGACGCTTCTCGGTGCAGACGCTCTTTTCCTATCACGCCGTCACCGAATGGACGGATCGTGAGAGCGATCTGTCGACGCACTTTACGCCCAGTAGTCGTCTTGGCTACGAGGTCGGCGTCGAGCTGCCGATCGTCGCGTCGTTGACTCTTCGCGGGTCGACGGCGTTCTCACCCAGTCAGATGGACCGTTTCGGTTATGACGGCGGGCTCCAGGGCCCAAGCGATCCGCTCTATCTGACCAACGGCAACGCGGCGGTCAAGGAATCGCGCGTCGCTCTTGTTCAGGATAGCGGGCCCGTTCGCGCCGTCTTCGAAGTCGAGCACGGCTGGGCGGAGGGCACGCTGGCGGCCTGGTTGCCGGAAGAGATGCCCATTCGTCGACTTGAGAATCGACACATGCGATTCGACAGTGGTCAGCTGGGTCTCAGCGTGGTCTCGAGCGGAACCGGGATCCTGCTCGACTATCGGCGAACTCGTGAGAACGGAGCCGCCGACGATCTGTTGGCAAGCGGACTCAAGCAACGCGCATTGGAGCTTCGCCTGCGCCAACGGGTCCTCCCCGCGTTGACCGGTGGCGACTGGCGATTGCTTATTGCGTACCGACGCTCCGATCTTGAACTCGACTCGCCGGATTCGACCGATGACCCCGATACAGGCGACGCGATCGTCGCCGGGATTCACCGACGTGTCAGCGCTGGTCTCTCCGTACAATTCTAG
- a CDS encoding N-acetylmuramoyl-L-alanine amidase has translation MRRIPTALFTLAVVWGLLALTAFPASAEAERLSISASLGVHLQNGRELALEVDPSAYRDDAHVASRLLAANQRVDPAWRVQTTHAETGEPEERIRIPLRSLGDEMRSLVLRTMFPEDRHVEGAWLHVVRRGRLPTFGEGLWQVAEWFVGEGSSFTELMTANGLSSPELRAGQEIRIPHTQLHVAFQPRLTSDDGLLEFGADDGGPYGGYRLRSGEALYSAVVQRFSGRTDSEDVNTLSSLLCERSGIDDLRDIPVGFLVKIPLDYLEPQFLPASHPRRKEAERLARELEAELAAHPPTETPRGLSDVVVILDPGHGGRDLGTMNNGIWEHDYVYDVTCRLKKMLETRTSARIEMTLIDEKTGCVPSRRDKLVANQQGTIQTNPPYMAKERGEARIAVNLRWYLANSIYRREIAKGTDPDKIIFVSIHADARHASLSGVMVYVPGSAYRTRSYGQSAPVYTKRAEVKEKPTIRFSKSDRIRSEAVSRKFADEVVNAFRKNGLPVHAHEPVRHRIIRGKQRYVPAVLRGNSVPHKVLVEMVNLSNKKDARILASAKKRQTLATALYDALLGYYGDSALRAQATRTSAP, from the coding sequence ATGCGACGGATACCAACAGCGCTGTTCACTCTCGCGGTCGTGTGGGGTCTCCTTGCGCTCACGGCGTTCCCGGCGAGCGCGGAGGCCGAACGGCTGAGTATCAGCGCGTCGCTTGGTGTCCACCTGCAGAACGGTCGCGAGTTGGCCCTCGAGGTGGACCCATCGGCCTACCGCGACGACGCCCATGTTGCGTCTCGGCTTCTCGCAGCGAATCAACGGGTCGATCCGGCCTGGCGTGTCCAGACGACCCATGCCGAGACCGGGGAACCCGAAGAGCGGATAAGGATCCCCCTGCGGTCGCTCGGGGATGAGATGCGGAGTCTGGTGCTCCGGACAATGTTCCCCGAGGATCGTCACGTCGAGGGGGCGTGGCTCCATGTCGTGCGACGGGGCCGCCTCCCGACGTTCGGCGAGGGTCTCTGGCAGGTCGCGGAGTGGTTCGTCGGGGAGGGTTCCTCGTTCACGGAGTTGATGACGGCCAACGGACTCTCGTCTCCGGAGCTTCGCGCCGGTCAAGAGATCCGCATCCCGCATACGCAGCTTCATGTGGCTTTCCAGCCACGCCTGACCTCCGACGACGGGCTGCTCGAATTCGGTGCAGACGACGGCGGCCCCTACGGTGGCTACCGTCTGCGATCGGGAGAGGCGCTCTACTCCGCGGTGGTCCAGCGATTCAGCGGCCGGACCGACTCGGAGGACGTCAACACACTCTCGAGCCTCCTCTGTGAGCGGAGCGGCATCGACGACCTGCGTGACATTCCCGTCGGCTTTCTGGTCAAGATTCCTCTGGACTATCTCGAGCCGCAGTTCTTGCCGGCATCCCACCCACGCCGCAAGGAGGCGGAAAGATTGGCCCGCGAGCTCGAGGCCGAGCTGGCGGCCCACCCACCGACAGAAACGCCACGCGGCCTCTCGGACGTCGTCGTCATCCTCGACCCGGGCCACGGAGGCCGCGACCTGGGCACCATGAACAACGGCATCTGGGAGCATGACTACGTCTATGACGTCACGTGTCGACTCAAGAAAATGCTCGAGACGCGGACCTCGGCACGGATCGAGATGACCCTGATCGACGAAAAGACCGGTTGCGTCCCCTCCCGGCGCGACAAACTCGTCGCCAACCAGCAGGGCACCATCCAGACGAATCCCCCCTACATGGCGAAGGAGAGAGGCGAGGCGCGGATCGCGGTCAATCTCCGTTGGTACCTGGCCAACTCGATCTATCGTCGGGAAATAGCGAAGGGCACGGACCCCGACAAGATCATCTTCGTCTCGATCCACGCCGATGCCCGTCACGCCTCTCTGTCCGGCGTGATGGTCTACGTCCCCGGCTCTGCCTACCGAACGCGAAGCTACGGGCAGTCGGCGCCGGTCTACACCAAACGCGCCGAGGTCAAAGAGAAACCGACGATCCGCTTCTCGAAGAGCGATCGTATTCGCTCTGAAGCGGTCTCTCGAAAATTCGCAGACGAGGTGGTCAACGCGTTTCGGAAGAACGGCCTTCCGGTTCACGCCCACGAACCGGTTCGCCATCGGATCATCCGCGGCAAGCAGCGTTACGTTCCGGCGGTTCTGCGGGGCAACTCGGTCCCCCACAAGGTCCTCGTCGAGATGGTCAACCTGAGCAACAAGAAGGACGCTCGGATCCTGGCCTCGGCGAAGAAGCGGCAGACGCTTGCAACCGCGCTGTACGATGCATTGTTGGGCTACTACGGCGACAGCGCCTTGCGGGCGCAGGCGACCCGGACCTCGGCACCTTGA
- a CDS encoding ATP-binding protein produces MRSLIQTLRLPLTLGIAAILLAVGAVSFGERVGASSPLVGVEWTQSAGGAIAMFVDENSIAWNAGIRPGDRLLTVDGDEIRLALEASQIGWEHGSGNTVEIEVRRGAEDLVLSLMPGRETRTEPYTYLAIVGMAFWATGLFITLRWPRIRGGRLYTALALALFTQLTFSHTGNGGALDWVIYWGDVAASALVPALLIHLGVLLTRKRFRQRPVLILTGYGVGALLFTAALWLSPQLLGGVYRFDDPVRAAEWPDRLSQLLFAVALIVCVTLIAKSYRASASALHRGQMRWLLWGLALGLGPFAVLYAAPWALGASELPLWAQFVSVAPMLFVPAAFTAALARYRPYDVDLFLLRGICEVSSIFAASAIYAATVFLVREFVGDWFDLSRSASRYFGLFAMIASYPSLRAWVKAGVDRAFYRRRYSYRATLLDWARELSADTDLPTLLENLRRRVRDTLDVEKSEVAVKSGDGRFDCMPTGSGGFFELESDALARLDDEGFVTLDAGEIAEVPWARYLFAMKVKGTLRAALCVGERTHPQPPLTTEDCALLRTLAAHAATAFEAARLVREVRQRAVEIEQLHARQTTLLDASAVGLLLMDADGIIQEWNPAIEEIYGIPRDEALGREIGDVFPLHVVRRLQQEGDLGAGIDGARIFRLSLTNRAGRRIVANLSISRTREGFGGASTVVTFDDVSERVDMEEQMARQERLASLGMLAAGVAHEINTPLTGISSYAQMLLEGDDRKPGDREVLQKIESQTERASRITQSLLSLARSEPTALEALDLNATAQEVLQLYEPQVRGRGVTIEVDLDPSIPMIRGHKGKLQQVILNLLINARDAVGDAGTIKVRSHQTATEVALEIRDDGEGIAAEDLPSIFDPFFTTKGRGKGTGLGLSISYGIVREHGGEIRVDSERGKYTRFRVELPIGSTARAMA; encoded by the coding sequence GTGCGCTCACTGATCCAGACTCTGCGCCTGCCGCTGACACTCGGCATCGCCGCCATTCTGTTGGCGGTCGGGGCAGTCTCGTTCGGAGAGCGGGTGGGCGCATCCAGCCCTCTGGTCGGCGTCGAATGGACGCAGTCCGCCGGTGGCGCGATCGCCATGTTCGTCGACGAGAACAGCATCGCGTGGAACGCCGGGATCCGCCCCGGAGATCGACTCCTGACCGTCGACGGTGACGAGATACGCCTCGCTCTCGAGGCCTCGCAGATCGGCTGGGAACACGGCAGCGGGAACACCGTGGAGATCGAAGTCCGACGAGGCGCGGAAGACCTCGTCCTCTCGTTGATGCCCGGGCGTGAGACTCGAACCGAGCCCTACACCTATCTCGCCATCGTCGGGATGGCGTTCTGGGCGACCGGGCTCTTCATCACGCTCCGCTGGCCACGCATCCGCGGAGGACGCCTCTATACGGCGCTGGCTCTGGCGCTCTTTACGCAGCTGACGTTCAGTCACACCGGTAACGGTGGAGCGCTGGATTGGGTCATCTACTGGGGCGATGTCGCGGCGTCGGCGCTGGTGCCGGCGCTGCTGATCCATCTTGGTGTCCTCTTGACACGCAAGCGATTCCGCCAGCGACCGGTGTTGATCCTCACCGGGTACGGGGTCGGTGCGCTCTTGTTCACAGCCGCGCTCTGGCTGTCTCCGCAACTTCTGGGCGGCGTCTACCGATTCGATGATCCCGTCCGTGCCGCGGAATGGCCGGATCGTCTCTCACAGTTGTTATTTGCAGTCGCCCTGATCGTCTGCGTGACGCTGATCGCGAAATCGTATCGGGCTTCGGCCTCGGCGCTTCATCGAGGACAGATGCGATGGCTCCTCTGGGGGCTGGCACTCGGCCTCGGACCGTTTGCCGTGCTTTACGCTGCACCGTGGGCACTGGGTGCCAGCGAGTTGCCTTTGTGGGCCCAGTTCGTTTCGGTCGCGCCGATGCTCTTCGTTCCGGCTGCATTCACGGCGGCCCTGGCGCGTTATCGACCGTACGACGTCGACCTGTTCCTGTTGCGCGGTATCTGTGAAGTCTCGTCCATCTTTGCCGCGTCGGCGATCTACGCCGCGACCGTTTTCCTGGTGCGCGAATTTGTCGGCGACTGGTTCGATCTCTCACGAAGCGCCTCCCGGTACTTTGGGCTCTTCGCGATGATCGCCAGCTACCCGTCTCTGCGCGCGTGGGTCAAGGCAGGTGTGGACCGCGCGTTCTATCGTCGGCGCTACAGCTATCGGGCCACGCTACTCGATTGGGCACGCGAGTTGAGTGCAGACACGGATCTGCCCACGCTCCTCGAGAATCTGCGGAGACGGGTAAGAGATACGCTGGACGTGGAGAAGAGCGAAGTCGCGGTGAAGTCGGGCGACGGTCGCTTTGACTGTATGCCAACGGGATCCGGTGGGTTCTTCGAACTGGAGTCCGACGCGCTGGCCCGTCTCGACGACGAGGGCTTTGTGACGCTCGACGCCGGAGAGATCGCGGAAGTTCCATGGGCGCGCTACCTGTTCGCGATGAAGGTCAAGGGAACCCTGCGGGCGGCACTCTGCGTCGGCGAACGCACGCACCCGCAACCACCGTTGACGACTGAGGACTGCGCACTGCTGCGAACACTGGCCGCCCATGCCGCGACGGCCTTCGAGGCCGCTCGACTGGTCCGCGAAGTCCGGCAACGCGCCGTGGAGATCGAACAACTCCACGCGCGTCAGACCACGCTCCTGGATGCGAGCGCGGTCGGCCTGCTGCTGATGGATGCCGACGGAATAATTCAGGAGTGGAATCCGGCGATCGAAGAGATCTACGGCATCCCGCGTGACGAGGCGCTCGGTCGCGAGATCGGCGATGTGTTCCCGCTGCATGTCGTTCGTCGACTCCAGCAGGAAGGCGATCTCGGAGCGGGGATCGATGGCGCGCGGATCTTTCGTCTCAGCCTGACGAACCGGGCGGGGCGGAGGATCGTCGCCAACCTATCGATTTCCCGAACCCGCGAAGGCTTCGGCGGAGCGTCGACGGTTGTTACGTTTGACGATGTCTCGGAGCGTGTGGACATGGAAGAGCAGATGGCTCGCCAGGAACGGCTTGCCTCGCTGGGGATGCTCGCCGCCGGTGTCGCCCACGAGATCAACACGCCGTTGACCGGTATCTCCAGCTATGCGCAGATGCTCCTCGAGGGAGATGACCGCAAACCCGGGGACCGGGAGGTCTTGCAGAAGATCGAGTCCCAGACCGAGCGCGCCTCGCGGATCACGCAGTCGCTACTGAGCCTCGCGCGCTCGGAGCCGACCGCATTGGAGGCCCTGGATCTCAACGCGACGGCGCAGGAAGTTCTTCAGCTGTATGAACCTCAGGTCCGCGGACGTGGCGTCACGATCGAGGTGGACCTGGACCCGAGCATTCCGATGATCAGGGGGCACAAAGGCAAGCTGCAACAGGTCATTCTGAACCTTTTGATCAACGCGCGAGATGCCGTTGGCGACGCGGGCACGATCAAGGTGCGCAGTCATCAGACGGCAACGGAAGTCGCTCTCGAGATTCGGGACGACGGAGAGGGAATCGCGGCGGAGGATCTCCCAAGCATCTTCGATCCGTTCTTTACGACGAAGGGACGGGGGAAGGGCACGGGGCTCGGGCTTTCGATTTCCTACGGAATCGTGCGTGAGCACGGCGGCGAGATCCGTGTCGATAGCGAACGTGGGAAGTACACGCGATTCCGCGTGGAACTACCGATCGGGAGCACGGCCCGGGCGATGGCGTGA
- a CDS encoding sigma-54 dependent transcriptional regulator, whose translation MSATPQDEPNETALPEPSRGRVLVVDDEPVVVDVLRSLLQREGFEVAVAVDAAGGRRRLNDGSWDCLLLDVMLPDADGMELLRWVRERDDQLAVVMITAFGSVQDAVAAIKSGAFHYLTKPFKNDEVRHLVAQAVQSTLLRRENRDLKRALEERYRFEKLVGKSKPMQEVYRFIDQVAPSRATVLIQGESGTGKELVAHAIHQRGTRSSKPFTVVNSVSIPTELLEDNLFGHVRGAFTGATSDRAGLLEASEGGTILFDEITAISPEVQAKLLRAIQNKEYLRLGSTETRSVDVRILAATNEDMEELVREGRFREDLYYRLNVIKITIPPLRQRMEDVPMLLNHFLDRFNNENDKHLEGFTTEAMELFLNYGWQGNVRELENVVERGVVLAGGPRIDLRDLPSEVRGTPGQESSPRLPEGVGLAEAVASFERHMILDALEQSGGVQKKAAARLGLKPTTLNEKLKRLGIRV comes from the coding sequence GTGAGCGCCACCCCTCAGGATGAACCCAACGAAACCGCTCTCCCCGAACCGTCAAGAGGGAGGGTCCTCGTCGTTGACGACGAGCCCGTGGTCGTCGACGTCCTTCGATCGCTTCTGCAGCGTGAGGGTTTCGAGGTCGCCGTCGCGGTCGACGCGGCGGGCGGGCGGAGACGTCTGAACGACGGATCCTGGGACTGCTTGCTCCTCGATGTCATGCTCCCCGACGCGGATGGGATGGAGCTGCTCCGGTGGGTCCGCGAACGTGACGATCAGCTGGCGGTCGTCATGATCACGGCGTTCGGGTCGGTGCAGGACGCCGTTGCGGCGATCAAGAGTGGCGCGTTCCACTATCTCACGAAGCCTTTCAAGAATGACGAGGTTCGACATCTGGTCGCGCAAGCCGTTCAGTCGACCTTGCTGCGCCGGGAGAATCGTGACCTCAAGCGGGCCCTCGAAGAGCGGTACCGTTTCGAGAAACTGGTCGGCAAGTCGAAGCCGATGCAGGAGGTCTATCGCTTCATCGACCAGGTCGCCCCGAGCCGAGCGACCGTCCTGATCCAGGGAGAGTCGGGGACCGGCAAGGAACTGGTGGCCCACGCAATCCACCAGCGAGGGACCCGCTCCAGTAAGCCGTTCACCGTGGTCAATAGCGTGAGTATCCCCACCGAGCTTCTGGAGGACAACCTCTTCGGTCATGTTCGCGGCGCGTTCACCGGCGCGACGAGTGATCGGGCGGGACTCCTCGAGGCCAGCGAGGGTGGGACCATTCTCTTTGACGAGATCACGGCCATTTCGCCGGAGGTGCAGGCGAAGTTATTGCGTGCGATTCAGAACAAAGAGTACTTGCGTCTTGGTTCGACCGAGACCCGCTCGGTTGATGTCCGAATCCTGGCGGCAACCAACGAGGACATGGAAGAGCTTGTGCGTGAGGGACGCTTCCGCGAGGACCTCTACTACCGACTCAACGTCATCAAGATCACGATCCCGCCGTTGCGGCAACGGATGGAGGACGTGCCGATGTTGCTCAACCACTTCCTCGATCGATTCAACAACGAGAACGACAAACATCTTGAGGGGTTCACGACGGAGGCGATGGAGTTGTTCCTGAACTACGGCTGGCAGGGGAACGTTCGTGAGCTGGAGAACGTCGTTGAGCGGGGAGTCGTTCTGGCCGGCGGTCCACGGATCGATCTTCGTGATCTTCCATCGGAGGTCCGCGGGACGCCCGGGCAGGAGTCGTCGCCTCGTCTCCCGGAAGGGGTCGGACTGGCGGAGGCCGTCGCCAGCTTCGAGCGCCATATGATTCTGGACGCCCTGGAACAATCGGGCGGAGTTCAGAAGAAGGCCGCCGCCCGATTGGGCCTCAAGCCCACGACCCTGAATGAGAAGCTTAAACGTCTGGGTATTCGGGTCTAG